GTCGAGTGCTTCGAGCTCGACGATCTCGACCGGCAGCATCTGCAGGTGGCGCGCGTGGTCGCGCCGGCGCGTGCCGATCCGCACCTGCTTGCCGGCGTCGATCAGCGCATTGACGAGCCGGCTGCCGATGAAGCCGGTGCCGCCCAGCAGCGCGACGGTCTGGCGATCCATGTCGTGAGAGCCTCAAAAGAACACTGCCGCGTCTCGCGCGGCAGTGTGAAGATTGCGTATCAGGGCGAGATCATGCCTAGACGTTTCTTCAACGACTGCGGTTTGCCCTCGAAGAGCGCCGCGTAGTAGACGGTGTTCGACAGCACGTTCTTCACGTAGTCGCGCGTCTCGTTGAACGGAATCGTTTCTGCGAAGATCGCGCCTTCGACCGGTTGCGTCAACACCTGGCGCCACTGGCGCGGCCGGCCCGGGCCCGCGTTGTAGCCGGCGGTGGCGAGCACCGGCGAGCTGTCGAAGTTGTTGTAGATGTCCGCCAGATACCAGGTGCCGAGCTGGATGTTGGTATCGATGTCGTGCATCTGCGCACGCGTGATCGTGCCCATGCCGAGCTTCTTCGCGACCATCTGGGCGGTGGCCGGCATCAGCTGCATCAAGCCGCCCGCGCCCACCGACGAACGCGCGCTGATGATGAAGCGCGATTCCTGGCGGATCAGCCCGTACGCCCATTCGACGTCGAGGCCGGTCGATTGCGCATAGCGTTCGACGATGTTGCGGTACGGCGACGGGTAGCGCAGCGTGAAGTCGTGCTCGGCCTTCGTGCGGTCGGCCGTGTTGACCGTGCGGTCGAGCAGCTCGACGCGCTTGCCGTATTCGGCGGCCGCGAGCAGCTGGCGATCGGTCATCCCGCGCAGCGGCCAGTTCCATTCGCGGTTGCCTTCGAGGCGCAGGTTCAGCCCATAGAAGCGCTGCGCGAGCGCGAAGCCCGGAATCTTGCCCATCGCGTCGACCTCGGCGTCGCTCACCTTCGTGCGCGGCGGAATCGACGTGCGCTGGCCGAGCTCTTCACCGGCGAGCTGCCCGTAGAAGTTGAACTGGCCCGCGACCTGCTCGAATTCCTGGTTCGCCTGCAGCGTGTCGCCGCTCTGCTTGAGCGCGCGCGCATGCCAGTAGATCCACGCCGGATCGTCGCGCAGCGACGGCGGCATCTGCTCGATCGACCAGCGCACCATCGGCCAGTTGCCGGCGAGCAGCGCGGCGCGCGTGCGCCATTCGTAGCCCGGGTTCGACAGCGGCGCATTCGTGGATTTCGCGTACCAGACCGACGCGAGCGGCGAGCGCTTGATCGCGCCCTGGTAGCCGATCGCGCCCCACGCGATCGCCTGTTCCTGCTTGGTCAGCGAAGGCGCGACCGTCGTCAGCATGCCGGCGGCCGCGTCCGGATCGTTGCGCGCCATGCGGCCGAGCGCGATCAGCGCGAGCTGGTGCGACGTCGCGTCGGCGCCGACGCCGCGCGCGAGGTACAGCGGCGGCGCGCTCGTCGCCTGGTCGAACCCGACCGGGCGCGGGCCGAGCGCGTCGACGATCTTGCCGCCGAGCGTCGTGTAGTTCTGCTCGTACGCGAGGCGCGCCTGCTGCCACACGTCGTCGCTCGTGAACTGCTGGTTGACGGTCAACGCGGTGATCAGGTCGACGCATGCGTCGCCGTAGTTCTTCGGCTCGACGAGCAGCGCGCGCGCCGCATCGGCGACGTTCTCGCCGCGCGCCGCGCGCGATTCGAGCGCATAGCACTTGACCTGCGTGTCGTCGTCGAGCACGAAGCGCTTGTACTGGTCGTCGAAGTTGCGCCAGTCGTGGCGCGCGCCCAGCACGAGCAGGTAGTCGTTGCGCAGGCGGTCGGCGATCGCCTGGCCGTCGTAGCGCTGCAGGAACGACTGCACCGGTGCGTCCGGCGCATCGACGCGCGCACGGCCCGTCGAATCGAACAGCTGCGGCTTGATCTGGAAATACTCGACGTAGGACGGGACCGGATAGTTCGGGATCATCGACGCGAGCTGCGCGGCTTTCGCGGCGTCGTTGCGGCGTGCGGCTTCACGAAGCTGCACGAAGGTCTGGTCGTCCCCGGAGACCGCATCGTCGTTCGGTGCGGCGCACGCGGCGGTGCCCGCGACGAGCGCGGTGGCCGAAAGCGTCAGCGCGACCGCGCGATATACTCGGAAAAGGCTGTTCGACATCGTTTTGAATGGAGCGCGAAGTGAGCGAAAGCATAGCACGCAACCCTGTGCCAAACCCGAAGGTTGCGCTGCGCAAAACGCTGTCCGGTGCGCGTCGCGACGCCGCGTCGCAGCCCGCCGCGAACGCCGCGCTCGACGCGCGGCTGCGTACGCTGCTCGACCGTCTGGCGCCGCGCACGGTCGGGTTCTACTGGCCGCTGCCCGGTGAATTCGATGCGCGCGATGCGGTGCTCGCGTGGTGCGCGGCAGGTGCCGGCCGGCGCGCCGCGCTGCCCGTGATCGGCGAGCGGCACACGCCACTCGCGTTCCATGCGTGGGATGCGCACACGCCGATGCGCGAAGGTCATCACCGGATTCCGGAACCGGCGTCGGGAATCGTCGTCGTGCCCGACCTGTTGCTGATCCCCTGTGTCGGATTCGATCCGCAGCGCTACCGGCTCGGCTACGGTGGCGGCTACTACGACCGCACGCTTGCCGCATGGCCGGGCGACGCCCTGCCCGTGACGGTCGGCATCGCGTATGAAGCGTGCCGCGTCGATGCGCTGCCGGCCGAAGCGCACGATCTCGCGCTGCGCTGGATCGTGACCGACGGCGCGCTCTACCCGGCCGCCGGATGACGCGGCGCGCGGCGCCGCGGTCGTCTCGCGCCCGTCAGCGCAGGCCCGCGCGCCCCGGTCTCCGCAATCGTTTACAGCGACGCCGCCGCGCGTGCGGCCGTGTCGTAGAGGCCCGATGCGTGGCGCAGCAGCTGCGCCGCGTCGCCGATCTGCTCGTTGGTGAGCCCGCTGTCCTTCAGCGTCTCGATCAGGCAATGCTCGCGCACCTCGCGATATTTCAGGCACAGCTCGCGGCCGGCGTCGGTCGCGAAGAAGAACGCTTCCTTGCCGTTCTTCTCGCTCTTCACATAGCCGCGGGCGATCAGTTTTTTCAGCGCATAGGTCGCGACGTGCGTATCCTCGATATTGAGCACGAAGCAGATGTCGGCGAGCTTCTTCTTGCGTTCGCGATGGCTGACATGATGCAGCAGCGACACCTCGACCGCCGTCATGTCCTTCGCGCCGGCCGCCGACATGCAGCGCACCATCCACCGGTTGAACGCGTTGCCTGCCATGATGAGCCCGTACTCGAGCTCCGACAGCTCCGCGCTCGAATCGGAAACGAGGTGTTCGGATGACACGATCTTGGTCGCAGGACGCTTCATGGAAAGGCGGAGCAAGCCGGATGACAGGGAGTGCCGAGTGTACGCCAGAAGCCCGGACATACGGGCTAGGCGAAAACGCTTATTGGGAAGTTGTCGATATTTTATTGACAATGTGCGCTAACATTGCCGTCCGAACCGTGCCAGTCCGATGACGCAACCCCGCATTTATCCGCTCGGCGATGCCGCCCTCGTCTGTGAGGTGCCGCCGCCCGCCACGCTCGACTGCCAGCGCCGCGTCTGGGCCGTTGCCGAGGCCGCGCGCGCGTGGCCCGACGTGATCGACGTCGTGCCGGGCATGAACAACCTGACCATCGTGTTCGACGCGCTCGCCGCGACGGCCGAATCGCTCACGCCCGCGCTGCGCGACGCGTGGGAGACGGCCGACGTCGAGCACGCGGACGGCCGCGAAGTCGAGATTCCGGTCGAGTACGGCGGTGCCGCCGGCCCCGACCTGGCGGCCGTCGCCGCCCACACGGGCCTGCCGGCCGACGAAGTCGTCGCCCGCCACGCGGCTGGCGACTATGTCGTGTTCTTCGTCGGCTTCCAGCCGGGCTTCGCGTATCTCGGCGGCCTCGACGCGTCGCTGCACACGCCACGCCGCGCGGCGCCGCGCCTTGAGGTGCCGGCCGGCTCGGTCGGCATCGGCGGCGCACAGACGGGCATCTACCCGGCCACGTCGCCCGGCGGCTGGCAACTGATCGGCCGCACGTCGCAGGTGCTGTTCGATCCTGCGCGGCAGCAGCCGACGCTGCTGCTGCCCGGCGATCGCGTGCGCTTCACCATTGCGGGAGTCGACGCGTCATGACCCAGAGCAACGCACCGGGCACCATCGAGGTGTTGCGCGCCGGCCCGCTGTCGACCGTGCAGGATCTCGGGCGCCGCGGCGCACGCCACCTCGGCGTCGCGCAGGGCGGCGCGCTCGACGGCCTCGCGCTCGAGGTCGGCAACCGGCTCGTCGGCAACCGCCCCGACGCGGCGGCTGTCGAAGTCACGATCGGCCCCGCCACGTTCCGCTTCACGCGCGCGACGCGCATCGCGATCACCGGCACCGAGTTCGGCGCGACGCTCGACGGCCAGCGCGTGTATTCGTGGTGGAGCCTGCCGGTCGAGGCCGGGCAGACGCTCGTGCTGCCGGCCGCGAAACGCGGGATGCGCGGCTATCTGTGCATCGCGGGCGGCATCGACGTGCTGCCGATGCTAGGCTCGCGCAGTACCGATCTCGCGTCGCGCTTCGGCGGCCTCGGCGGCCGCACGCTGCGCGACGGCGACCGGCTCCCGGTCGGCGTGCCGCCGGCCGGCGCGGGCTGCCTCGCGGCCGATGCGCCCGAATT
The DNA window shown above is from Burkholderia cepacia and carries:
- a CDS encoding lytic transglycosylase domain-containing protein codes for the protein MSNSLFRVYRAVALTLSATALVAGTAACAAPNDDAVSGDDQTFVQLREAARRNDAAKAAQLASMIPNYPVPSYVEYFQIKPQLFDSTGRARVDAPDAPVQSFLQRYDGQAIADRLRNDYLLVLGARHDWRNFDDQYKRFVLDDDTQVKCYALESRAARGENVADAARALLVEPKNYGDACVDLITALTVNQQFTSDDVWQQARLAYEQNYTTLGGKIVDALGPRPVGFDQATSAPPLYLARGVGADATSHQLALIALGRMARNDPDAAAGMLTTVAPSLTKQEQAIAWGAIGYQGAIKRSPLASVWYAKSTNAPLSNPGYEWRTRAALLAGNWPMVRWSIEQMPPSLRDDPAWIYWHARALKQSGDTLQANQEFEQVAGQFNFYGQLAGEELGQRTSIPPRTKVSDAEVDAMGKIPGFALAQRFYGLNLRLEGNREWNWPLRGMTDRQLLAAAEYGKRVELLDRTVNTADRTKAEHDFTLRYPSPYRNIVERYAQSTGLDVEWAYGLIRQESRFIISARSSVGAGGLMQLMPATAQMVAKKLGMGTITRAQMHDIDTNIQLGTWYLADIYNNFDSSPVLATAGYNAGPGRPRQWRQVLTQPVEGAIFAETIPFNETRDYVKNVLSNTVYYAALFEGKPQSLKKRLGMISP
- a CDS encoding 5-formyltetrahydrofolate cyclo-ligase, with product MEREVSESIARNPVPNPKVALRKTLSGARRDAASQPAANAALDARLRTLLDRLAPRTVGFYWPLPGEFDARDAVLAWCAAGAGRRAALPVIGERHTPLAFHAWDAHTPMREGHHRIPEPASGIVVVPDLLLIPCVGFDPQRYRLGYGGGYYDRTLAAWPGDALPVTVGIAYEACRVDALPAEAHDLALRWIVTDGALYPAAG
- a CDS encoding winged helix DNA-binding protein, producing MKRPATKIVSSEHLVSDSSAELSELEYGLIMAGNAFNRWMVRCMSAAGAKDMTAVEVSLLHHVSHRERKKKLADICFVLNIEDTHVATYALKKLIARGYVKSEKNGKEAFFFATDAGRELCLKYREVREHCLIETLKDSGLTNEQIGDAAQLLRHASGLYDTAARAAASL
- the pxpB gene encoding 5-oxoprolinase subunit PxpB, with the translated sequence MTQPRIYPLGDAALVCEVPPPATLDCQRRVWAVAEAARAWPDVIDVVPGMNNLTIVFDALAATAESLTPALRDAWETADVEHADGREVEIPVEYGGAAGPDLAAVAAHTGLPADEVVARHAAGDYVVFFVGFQPGFAYLGGLDASLHTPRRAAPRLEVPAGSVGIGGAQTGIYPATSPGGWQLIGRTSQVLFDPARQQPTLLLPGDRVRFTIAGVDAS